From the Equus przewalskii isolate Varuska chromosome 19, EquPr2, whole genome shotgun sequence genome, one window contains:
- the SNRNP48 gene encoding U11/U12 small nuclear ribonucleoprotein 48 kDa protein isoform X1, translated as MEVEPPPVEERRRLQEELSEFVESCCRTLEEVTASLGWSLDRLDPGEAEAAEDEVVICPYDSNHHMPKSSLAKHMVSCQLRKLGYTKEEEDKMYNSDFFYENVKIPSITLNKDSQFQIIKQARTAVGKDGDCYNQRTYSSLPVEVPLNHKRCVCDLTQADRLALYDFVIEETKKKRSDSQIIENDSDLFVDLAAKVNQDNSRKSPKSYLEILAEVRDYKRRRQSYRAKNVHITKKSYTEVIRDVINVHMEELSSQWQEEQEKAEDAAEKNEERRSASVDSRQSGGSYLDAESSRHRRDRSRSPHKRKRNKDKDKNWDSRRRKERDGERHHSHKRRKQKI; from the exons ATGGAGGTTGAGCCTCCTCCGGTGGAGGAGCGGCGGCGGCTGCAGGAGGAGCTGAGCGAGTTCGTGGAGAGCTGCTGCCGGACGCTGGAGGAGGTGACGGCGTCCCTGGGCTGGAGCCTCGATCGCCTGGACCCCGGGGAGGCGGAGGCGGCAGAG GATGAAGTTGTGATATGCCCTTACGACTCCAATCATCACATGCCTAAATCATCTTTAGCAAAGCACATGGTGTCTTGTCAGCTGAGGAAACTGGGCTACACCAAAGAGGAAGAG GATAAAATGTATAATTCTGATTTTTTCTATGAGAATGTGAAGATACCTTCAATTACTTTGA aTAAGGACTCACAATTCCAGATAATTAAACAAGCTAGAACTGCAGTTGGAAAAGATGGTGATTGTTATAATCAAA ggACTTACTCTTCACTGCCTGTTGAAGTTCCTCTGAATCACAAACGATGTGTTTGTGATCTAACCCAAGCCGATCGTCTTGCCCTCTATGATTTTGTAATCGAGGAGACGAAGAAAAAGCGCTCTGATTCTCAAATTATCGAAAATGACAGTGATCTCTTTGTAGACTTGGCTGCCAAAGTCAATCAAG atAATAGTCGAAAAAGTCCAAAATCGTACCTTGAAATCCTTGCAGAAGTGAGAGATTATAAAAGAAGACGCCAGTCCTATAGAGCTAAGAATGTTCACATAACCAAGAAATCGTATACTGAG GTGATTCGGGATGTGATAAATGTGCACATGGAAGAACTCAGTAGTCAATGGCAAGAAGAGCAGGAAAAAGCAGAGGATGCTGCTGAAAA GAACGAAGAGAGGCGGTCAGCGTCAGTAGACTCACGGCAGTCTGGTGGAAGCTATTTGGATGCTGAGAGTTCACGACATAGAAGGGATCGAAGCAGGAGCCCACATAAacggaaaagaaataaagataaggaCAAAAACTGGGActcaagaagaaggaaagagag GGATGGGGAAAGACATCATagtcataaaagaagaaagcaaaaaatatga
- the SNRNP48 gene encoding U11/U12 small nuclear ribonucleoprotein 48 kDa protein isoform X2, which produces MPKSSLAKHMVSCQLRKLGYTKEEEDKMYNSDFFYENVKIPSITLNKDSQFQIIKQARTAVGKDGDCYNQRTYSSLPVEVPLNHKRCVCDLTQADRLALYDFVIEETKKKRSDSQIIENDSDLFVDLAAKVNQDNSRKSPKSYLEILAEVRDYKRRRQSYRAKNVHITKKSYTEVIRDVINVHMEELSSQWQEEQEKAEDAAEKNEERRSASVDSRQSGGSYLDAESSRHRRDRSRSPHKRKRNKDKDKNWDSRRRKERDGERHHSHKRRKQKI; this is translated from the exons ATGCCTAAATCATCTTTAGCAAAGCACATGGTGTCTTGTCAGCTGAGGAAACTGGGCTACACCAAAGAGGAAGAG GATAAAATGTATAATTCTGATTTTTTCTATGAGAATGTGAAGATACCTTCAATTACTTTGA aTAAGGACTCACAATTCCAGATAATTAAACAAGCTAGAACTGCAGTTGGAAAAGATGGTGATTGTTATAATCAAA ggACTTACTCTTCACTGCCTGTTGAAGTTCCTCTGAATCACAAACGATGTGTTTGTGATCTAACCCAAGCCGATCGTCTTGCCCTCTATGATTTTGTAATCGAGGAGACGAAGAAAAAGCGCTCTGATTCTCAAATTATCGAAAATGACAGTGATCTCTTTGTAGACTTGGCTGCCAAAGTCAATCAAG atAATAGTCGAAAAAGTCCAAAATCGTACCTTGAAATCCTTGCAGAAGTGAGAGATTATAAAAGAAGACGCCAGTCCTATAGAGCTAAGAATGTTCACATAACCAAGAAATCGTATACTGAG GTGATTCGGGATGTGATAAATGTGCACATGGAAGAACTCAGTAGTCAATGGCAAGAAGAGCAGGAAAAAGCAGAGGATGCTGCTGAAAA GAACGAAGAGAGGCGGTCAGCGTCAGTAGACTCACGGCAGTCTGGTGGAAGCTATTTGGATGCTGAGAGTTCACGACATAGAAGGGATCGAAGCAGGAGCCCACATAAacggaaaagaaataaagataaggaCAAAAACTGGGActcaagaagaaggaaagagag GGATGGGGAAAGACATCATagtcataaaagaagaaagcaaaaaatatga